caacttcgcacagccattgaagaggagtgggacaacattccacaggccacaatcaacagcctgatcaactctatgcgaaggagatgtgtcgcgcagcatgaggcaaatggtggtcacaccagatactgactggttttcttatCTATGcctctacctttttttttaaaggtatctgtgaccaacagatgcatatctgtattcccagtcatgtgaaatccacagattagggcctaattaatgtatttcaattgactgatttccttattacctggcgccgacgaagatggcggcctcgcgactagctcttaggaaactttgcagtattttgtttttttatgtattatttttttacattattagctcagaaagtgttttgcatcattacatacagccgggaaaaactattggatatcagagcgacggtaactcaccagcattacgaccaggaatacgactttcccgaagcagatcctttgtttgctctccccagggcaactgaactgattccagcggctgacccaaaacatcgccggcggaggagaggcactcggagcggcctgctggtccgacttaggaggcacgcacaccacccaccgcttccaagtattctactcgctaatgttcaatctttagttaacaaagtcgacaaactacgggcaaggatttctttccagagagacatcaaggcctgtaacatactctgtttcacggaaacatggctctcttgggatattctgtcggaatcggtccagccagatgggttctcagttcatcgcgcagacaggaataaatatctctccgggaagcagaagggcggaggtgtgtgtttcatgattaacgactcgtggtgtaattgtagtaacatagaggaactcgagtccttctgttcaccagACCTAGagtatctcacaatcaaatgccgaccgtattatctcccaagataattttctttggttatagtcacggccgtgtatttcccccctcaagccgataccacgacgaccctcaaagaacttcactggaccttatgcaaactggaaaccacatatcctgaggctacatttattgtagccagggattttaacaTAGCAAAtgtgaggactaggctgccaaagttctatcaaTATATCGACTTCTGTACAGACTTCTGTacatttgcttaccgccccaatagatccacagacgatgcaattgccatcacactgcacactgccctatcccatctggacaagaggaatacctatgtaagaatgctgttcattgactatagctcagcattcaacaccatagtaccctccaagctcataatTAAGCTCGAggacctgggtctgaaccccgccctgtgcaactgggtcctggacttcctgacgggccgccccctggtggtgaaggtaggaaacaacatctccacttcgctgatcctcaacactggggccccacaagggtgcatgctcagccccctcctgtactccctgttcatccatgactgcgtggccaagcacgcctccaactcaatcatcaagtttgcagacgacacaacagtagtaggcttgattaccaacaatgacgagacctcctacagggaggaggtgagggctctgggagtgtggtgccaggaaaataacctctcactcaacatcaacaaaacaaaggagatgatcgtggacttcaggaaacagcagagggtgcacccccctatacacatcgacgggaccgcagtggagaaggtggaaagattcaagttccttggcgtacacatcaccgacaaactgaaatggtccacccacgcagacagtgtggtgaagaaggtgcaacagagcctcttcaacctcaggaggctgaagaaattgggCTTATctcctaaaaccctcacaaacttttacagatgcacaattgagagcatcctatcgggctgtatcaccgcctggtatagcaactgcacagcccacaaccgcagggctctccagagggtggtgcggtctgccgaacgcattaccgggggcaaactacccgccctccaagacacatacagcacccaatgtcacaggaaggccaaaaagataatcaaggacatcaaccacccgagccactgcctgttcacccggcgaggtcagtacaggtgcatcaaagctgggacagagagaatgaaaaacagcttctatctcaaggccatcagactgttaaatagccattacttgcacattagaggctgctgctgcctattgaaatcactggccactttaagaaatagaacaccagtcactttaagaatgtttacatatcttgcactactcatctcatatgtatatactgcattctattctataatatacttctgtatcttagtccatgcccctctttcattgcttgtccatatatgtatatattctgaaATCCCATtacttacttttttgtgtgtattgggtatatgttgtgaaattgttagatattactgcactgtcggagctagaagcacaagcatttctctacacccgctataacatctgctaaacacgtgtatgtgacaaataaaattttattttattttattttattttatttatatgaactgtaactcagtaaaatctttgaaattgttgtgtgTTGCGTATTTTTGTATTTCTCAGTATACTACTCAGTCAAGAGTTCTGGAGGAAATGCACTTGCCCTGTAACCACAATGAACTCATCAAGCCCTGCTCTAGATGGTCCCCTTCATCACTCTCTCCATGATCAGCTAAGTGCTGACTGTGTGATGAGACAAGAGAAGAGGCAGGAGGGTGCTAAGCCTGTGAATGCTGTTTCTACATCCAGCCCCATCTTGTCTCATTAGCCCAGACTGATTGGGCATGAAGGTGTTCCCTCGCTGTCTCAGGATAAAGTGAGTGTCTTCGCCACTCACCAGACCATCATTCTTTAGTATTCCAGCATCAGTGCAAGCTGAGAAgcccctcacacacaccacagtataTCATTACCAGAGGCTGTGTAGGAAGCCTAATTGACCTGGTTGAAACCCAGAAACATTGACCTTGAGATTACACCTCAGTATCATGATGATGCTGCTGACAGATAGgggagtgtgtgttagagtgagatagagaaagagagaaataaagagagagagagagagagagagagagagagagagagagagagagagagagagagagagagagagagagagagagagagagagagagagagagagagagagagagagagagagagagagagaggagagagagagagagagagagagtgagagagagaaagtgagagagagtgaaagagagagagattgagagcgagagagagagtgggagcgagcgtgagagagaatgagagagagagagagagaaagagagagagagagagagagagagagagagagagagagagagagagagagagagagagagtgagagaaagtgagagagagatagagaggggaaagagggaggagaaagaggagagagagagagagagagagagagatagagaggggaaagagggaggagagagagagagagagagagagagagagagagagagagagagagagagagagagagagagagagagagagagaggccgacgtaggcagatctggctctcaagagaaaacaggctatgtgcagcaatatttgtgacctgttgccacaagaaaagggcaaccagtaaagaacaaacaacattgtaaatacaacccatattaatgtttatttattttcccttttttactttaactatttgcacattgttacaacactgtatatatacataatatgacatttgaaatgtctttattcttttagaacttttgtgagtgtaatgtttactgttcatttatattgtttatttcacttttgtttattatctacttgcttgggcaatgttaacatatgaaataaaacattaatTCTGCATTCTGCAAAGGTTGGTTAAAGGGAAATCTTTATTTCGGGGGTAAATAAATGACATGTTCCCTAAGGAACACTGTCTTCTGAATTGTTTTCATAGATGTAGGATACACTTTTTGTCAGTAGATGGCAATATCAGCCCAAATAATGTCTAGCCAGCTTGCCTTTTTGGATGGTTCGGTTCGTTCTGAAACCCTAAGAATGAGAGGTTTCAAATAATCGATTATACTCAATCATTGAATGTATGCAGTTATTTACTTATTAAGATGACTTATTATAACTTTATTTTTTGTGAAAAATATCTCACAAGCATATTAGtacatggcaaaaaaaaaaaaaatcgcaGACAATTTAGTCATCATATCATGATGATCTTATTGCAAGACAGCTACCAGTTTGTTGAGTTATCATTGCACCCCTTGCCAGTCCTTGTCGTGCCAAACATTTGGCATGACACGGAATACAATGAGTGGAATGTTAGCAAAACAGATTATACAATTCAGGCAAAAAACTGTAGGCTACTGCATGCATTGCTATTCTCAGGACACAGTTTGAACTGGCTTAAAATAGTTATTCATTTTTTATGTGCCAAATAGACGCGTACACTTTGAGTGGATTCAATATAAGTTATAAATGAAGAGCTTTTTATTAAGACAGAAGGAGAAAGCAGGGGGGAGAAAGGCTCAAACTTGAGGATAAATATAGTCTAGTGTCGCAATAGTCAATGAAGAGTTATATGATCCCCCTGACGTATCCATCATTCTGAAACGGAGAGGCGCATTTAGATTGCACACTGACGGGTGAATGTCGCCACGCATGTCACTTTTAAAAGCAGTGGTTGGGGTTTCTAATAGGAGGCAGCGCCTTGCAAACATATGTACTCAAGCGTGTATACAGATGGTAACTCGAATAATAGACCCGAGCGCCCCTTTATAAAGCTGTAAGCAGCTCCTCAGATCACAACGTGTGTGCGCGCAGAGCCACTATACCCAAacggagagggacagagagagacagagggagagagcacgcgggattgtttgttaccgttccattaattcaaACGTTAACCTAATTGGGTAGAGAGAGGGcggtagagagagtgagagagaactaTGTCCCAATAGGCAAATCCTCTTCATATTAACCCGCCTCGAGATAATGATGTAAAAGACTCCTCCGTTCTTGCGCGTGATGCTGATCGCCGTAGAGATCTGCTGAAGGTGAATCAGAGGGAGATAAGGAGCGCGAGCGCAGAGAGCAGTGCGAGAGAGCAGaacagagggcgagagagagagccgaCGTGTCTCCAGCATCTCAGTTGACAAGTCGAGCAATAGTAAGCCATCAAGACCAACTCACTCTCTCTGACAGCGCACAAGGCAAGACACATATACAAGAGCTGTCGCCGGGAGAGAGTCTCCAGAAACTGCCACCCACTAAAGCAGCGTCTGGAGGAGAGGAAGTGCTATGGACAGGAGAATGAACTTGAACGGAGCGGGAGATATTTTCCACAAAACTCTCAGCGCAGTCTCCAACAAAAAGATGGACTCCTTCAGGTCGGCGGCTGGTGTTGACCTGCCGGGGTCCAGGGACCACCAGTCACCCATCAGCTGTTTCGACCAGACCGACTCGGACCCGATTCAACCCGGTGGACTGGCTGGGGGTCGAGGGGGACCGCTGGGTCTGCCTACGGGATCTTTGTGCGTCAAATTCggagagagcagcaacaggacctCGGCGGCCGAGAGCAGTGGCGGGGAGCAGAGCCCGGACGATGACAGCGACGGCAGATGTGAGATGGTCCTCCTGGCCGACGGGAGAACGGTGGCCGCCGGTAAACCGGAGGGAGGtaagaaaaacaaagagcagaaaacTCTCAGACTAAACATCAACGCGCGGGAGAGACGGAGGATGCACGACCTGAACGACGCGCTGGACGAGCTGCGCTCTGTCATCCCATACGCGCACAGCCCCTCCGTGCGGAAACTCTCCAAAATCGCCACTTTGCTGCTCGCCAAAAACTACATCCTCATGCAGGCTCAGGCtctggaggagatgaggaggctGGTGGCCTATCTGAACCAGGGCCAGGCCATCTCAGCGGCGTCTATACCCGCCACCACGGCTCTTGCTGCTCCGGGTCTACCAGGTCTGAGTGCGGGGATAAGTGCTTACGACCAGCCGCCTGTGTACCCCTTCGCCACCGGATTGGCCGGGTCATCCTGCCCCGACAAATGTGTCCTTTTCAACAACGTCACCTCGAGCCTGTTTAAACAATGCACTGACAAGCCTTAGCTGAATCATAACAACGGGCCGGTACCAGAGACTCAGAGAAGCACATCGAGAGCGAACAACACCACTTTTTAAAATAAACTACGACTTTGGAGAGAAGAGGTTCGAAGCCAGTGTAGACCGAGAAAAGTCAAGCCGATGATGAGtacatttataacatttacaAATGCATTCGAAGAAGCGCTTTTTGTTCAGACAATACTTGATTGTGTATATATAAAGCATCCTTTAAGTGCTGGTATGAATGAAAGTGAAAAACCAAACAGAAATGTATGAGTGTCTTGCAAGTGGTGATGAATTGACAGTTGTTTATCACTTGCGCAAATATGGACCCTATATGAAGAGTTGTGACCTGACAAAAACATGCGGCCATTTCACTTGAATAGATGGAACAACTTAAGACATTAGTTAATATAAGAAACCACAACCTTGCTGCTTTACTTACTTTATTTATAACTTAAGAAGGTGTTTTCTTATTGGTGGTTATTTGGTGATCTTTTGAGAATGTATTGAGGAACTAAGAGTCTGAGGGAAAGCAAAGCGAGCTAAAATGAATACGAAATTAGTTGTTTTTATCTTTCAATCCAGAGTTTATAGTCATTTACATATTTTTGTTGTATCAAACACTTGTGCTACATTGACAGTTTCCTTGGCACTGTACTATAATGACATTTGAGTCTCTAAAAACCTGTATGTTCAGTTCATGTTCTTTTAGATTTGTCCTTTTTTATTTATTGATTTGATGCATTTTATTTGCATGGAGGTACTGTATTCTGCATTAGCGACTTGTCTAATTTGCGTAATTTCTTACACACCCATGCAATAAGGCCGGAGTCTTGAGGGATCAGGCGCGCTGTCAGGTCAAGCAGTGGATTCTTGTAGATACATTAGTTATTATAAGAATAAAGAGGGTAAtttgtatgtgtttatgtgttggaaagctttattaaaatattttGAACAAAACGAATACCTTCGTCTGCTCGTCTGATGAAGTCACTGAAAGTGGAGTAATTTAAGAGAACGAAGCCGGGACTGAAATATATTCTTCAGAGAATGGCCATTTTGTCTCATTTATCTTCGAAAAATCTGAACGTGGTATAAGGGAAtaataaaaaatctaaaaaaatatctgaagaAATGGGATTGTGCACCTGATTATCAACTAAAATATTATAACATTATAATTCACTATTCATGGGCCATAGCCTAAATAACAATCCATTTCAATTTCTCCTTTTCTCAGGTCATATTTTACTAAAACCAAAAAGTGCTTGTTGATCCGCGGAAAGTCGCCACATGCCAAGCATGTTGTAAAATAATAATGAGTTGATAATTTTATGCTCCATCACAAACGGTAACTTTTCTGGACCTTGAGATGTAAAGTCACACGAAGCCTTGGGAGCAAACGCCAGACGTGATGGGCAACGTTGCCCCGCGGCTAGAAGGACTTGTCTGTTAATATTACACCACAAAGCTCGGCCAggcttaattattattattagaacaATTTCCATGACGCTGTCTAATAATTTGTTAATTCGACAACAACTGTGTATGAAAACTGTCGACTGAAATACCTACATTCGTTTAATGAAACACATCGTTAAGGCAATTAGACCTCCAGAATGTGATTAAGGAACATAATTACGACACTGTTCATTGCAGTAATTGGGTGTCTTTAATCACGACGTAGCACGGTGATCGGCGGCACTGCATTTGGTGTGTTTTGTTCTGCTTCTCTTGTCCATCAGCAGGACTGAGATTAAAAGACAGGGTCAAAGGGCAACCCCGGAAAATTGTGTTCAAACTGAAGCAATTGTCTATTATCCTAGAAATCACACATTTAATCCAATTGATGTAGGATAGACCACAATAGGAGCTGGTCAAAGAGGATATCTAGGAAATTGGATAAATAATCTGATCTACATTTTTAAGCCTTCAACTTTTCTCTCTGTTGCAAATGATTGCGACAACAGCAGGCTATTTGATACTGTGACGTTTCACAGCATCAGAAGATATTCAACCTTTTTTGATTAACTAAAATAAATTAAGAAATTAAAACAAAAGCAAATGACAGCAAAATAGATATTAACAACAATGATAATTATTGAAAAAATAATGGTATTTCAAGATAATATATTAGAACAAAgagttttatttcttattttttaatATTTGGTGCTATAGCCAATATTTTATCAAGTATTCTATGAAGTATTAAAAATCATATTTTGTTTATATCCATATTGAATATCTGAGCCACTTAGTCGGGTCTTCTAAGTAAAAGTAAACTATTTGATGGCAGTGGTCGTCAATGCAatgtttcagcaccatggacagcgctaATCTTCGTTTTGAGACGTTTTCAGTGGGGCTTGCTGAAGACAACTgcagaatgtttttttttaactGAACAACTACTTTAGAAGCAGATAAACATGGGTATATTGACACAGCTCTGTCAAATACCCTTTTGTCAGTAAACTATGGGATAAGTCTACTCTTTCTGGTCCATAGACAAATAACTAAACTATTTATCTGGTAAGCCTATAAGGCTGTCTATAATAATGGAAAAAAATTACTTAGAATTGATTTTGATTCATCTTTGAAATAAACAATTCAATTGAATTATAAAATACATGATAGTCTTTTCAATTGAAATGTATTTCACATAAATTCGAAATAACCAAAACATGTATTGTTTCTAAAGCAGAAACATGGATTTAGCATATAAATGCCATTGAAATATAGCCCAGTATGCCTCTATGTACATGTTGTCCATTTAAATAATTTACGTCTGATACATGAGGCTCAGAGAACTGAGGATATTACACACTGGCACTGTAGAATATCCTAGATtatcatttttttttaaaaacacaCATTTATTAGCAGTGTTTCCTTCAAGTGCGAGCCAAGATCATACAAAGTCCTGTACATTAGCCATCACTATTCTAAGGATCTGAATATCCATCTGACATGGTCTATTCTACCCAGTTCACGGCTTTGTCATATTTCTGTGCCAGTTTCCCATCTAGaacccagtgtgtgtatgtgagccaTTTAGACAACAGAGTCATTATACTGTCCTATCGAATCCCATCAAGCGCATAAACGGCTTGAATCACCACACAATGAACCTTAATCAGGAGGGGAAATAATCAGGCACACATCAAGAATGGCTCTGGCATATAAATACTGTCAGCAATTACTGCTAGAAATCATCTCGTTTCATGAGCCGACACACAAAACTGGATTGTTTCAGCTTTCAGCTTTCAGCAATCTTTCCAGTAGTCA
This sequence is a window from Coregonus clupeaformis isolate EN_2021a chromosome 7, ASM2061545v1, whole genome shotgun sequence. Protein-coding genes within it:
- the LOC121570462 gene encoding class E basic helix-loop-helix protein 22-like, yielding MDRRMNLNGAGDIFHKTLSAVSNKKMDSFRSAAGVDLPGSRDHQSPISCFDQTDSDPIQPGGLAGGRGGPLGLPTGSLCVKFGESSNRTSAAESSGGEQSPDDDSDGRCEMVLLADGRTVAAGKPEGGKKNKEQKTLRLNINARERRRMHDLNDALDELRSVIPYAHSPSVRKLSKIATLLLAKNYILMQAQALEEMRRLVAYLNQGQAISAASIPATTALAAPGLPGLSAGISAYDQPPVYPFATGLAGSSCPDKCVLFNNVTSSLFKQCTDKP